From Erigeron canadensis isolate Cc75 chromosome 8, C_canadensis_v1, whole genome shotgun sequence, one genomic window encodes:
- the LOC122609892 gene encoding uncharacterized protein LOC122609892: MGNVFMVLIPLVHALVKLAGLTPQTIEIEPGTLMNIWVPKNIVTKSDGKTVYLPPTKPAVVLLHSFALDGILTWFLQVFALTKDYSVYVPDFLFFGGSITDKHHISSSFQAEFVAKGLEKLKVDKVTLVGLSYGGIVGFKMAKLYPQLVKSMVLSGTVIELTESISHDSYKRNGVSSWSDLVLPTTLEELKRMFSAGFHKVPWIPDFVYRDMLETMFSNRKEKKELLEELVVSDKDASFDTNYPQTIQLLWGANDKFFDLGLATSMKTQLGEKTTLESIKDAGHLAPIEQSSAYNKRLKCVLERMTKDQ, from the exons ATGGGAAATGTATTTATGGTGTTAATCCCTTTGGTTCACGCTCTCGTGAAACTAGCAGGATTAACACCACAAACCATAGAAATAGAGCCCGGAACCTTGATGAATATATGGGTTCCTAAAAATATTGTCACAAAAAGTGATGGAAAAACTGTTTACTTGCCACCCACCAAGCCTGCGGTTGTACTCCTCCATTCTTTTGCATTGGACGGTATTTTAACATGGTTTTTACAAGTTTTTGCTTTGACCAAAGACTATTCCGTATACGTGCCAGACTTTTTGTTCTTTGGTGGCTCTATCACGGATAAACACCATATTTCGTCTAGTTTTCAAGCCGAGTTTGTGGCCAAAGGGTTGGAGAAGCTAAAAGTGGATAAGGTCACATTAGTTGGGTTAAGTTATGGAGGGATAGTTGGGTTCAAGATGGCCAAGTTGTACCCGCAATTGGTCAAGTCCATGGTGTTGTCTGGAACTGTCATAGAGCTCACTGAATCCATTAGCCATGACTCGTATAAGCGAAATGGTGTCTCTAGTTGGTCGGATCTTGTACTCCCCACTACCTTAGAGGAGTTGAAGAGAATGTTTTCGGCTGGCTTTCATAAAGTCCCATGGATTCCCGATTTTGTTTATCGGGACATGCTTGAG ACTATGTTTTCTAACCGAAAAGAGAAGAAAGAACTACTGGAAGAATTGGTTGTTAGTGACAAAGATGCAAGCTTCGATACAAACTACCCTCAG ACCATACAATTGTTGTGGGGTGCTAATGACAAGTTCTTCGATCTCGGCCTTGCTACGTCCATGAAAAC GCAATTGGGCGAGAAGACAACGTTGGAATCGATAAAGGATGCAGGGCATTTAGCCCCGATAGAGCAATCATCTGCATATAACAAACGCCTTAAATGTGTTCTTGAGCGTATGACGAAAGATCAATGA